GGGGCTGCGCATCGGCGTGGCCGGGCACAACCTCTTCGACATCGCCTTCGCCCACCACCTCTCCGTCGAACGCTCGGTGACCGACCGCGTCGAGTTCGAGATGCTCCAGGGCATGGCCAGCGAGCAGGCGGCGGCCGTGACCGAGGACGTCGGCGACCTCCTCCTCTACGTTCCCGCCGTGCACCCGAAGGAATTCGATGTCGCGATCTCCTACCTCGTGCGCAGGCTAGAGGAGAACTCGGCGTCGGAGAACTTCATGTCCGGAATCTTCGACCTCGCCAACGGCAATGAAGTGTTCAAGCGCGAAGCCGACCGGTTCACCGCGGCGGTCAAGCAGCTCGAATCGATCCTCGAGGCCGAGGGTGAGACCGCACCGGCCCCGAATCGCCACCAGAACCGGTCGACCGAAACGCTCGGTGAGACCGTAGTGCCGACTCAGTTCTTCAATGAGCCCGACACCGATCCGGCTCTTCCCGCCAACCAGGAATGGGTGCGCAGGATCATCGCCGAGGCGACCGCCCCCGACTACCTCGACGATCGTCCGAATGCGCCCAAGATCGAATCCACGGACGAACTCGATGAGATGATCGCCCGCGGTCGCGCCGCCGCTGCGGACTGGCGTGCCCTCGGCGCCGCCGGTCGGGCCGAGATCCTCCACCGGGCCGCTGACATCTTCGCTGCTCGTCGTGGAGAGTTCATCGCTGTCGAGGCCGCTGAGGTGGGCAAGATGCCGTCGCAGTCCGACCCCGAGGTGTCCGAGGCCATCGACTTCATCCGCTACTACGCGCTGAATTCGCTCGAGCTCGAGAACCTCGAGGGCGCGACCTTCACTCCGGACGAGATGGTCGTCATCACTCCTCCGTGGAACTTCCCCGTGGCGATCCCCACCGGCGGCACCGTTGCGGCGCTGGCGGCCGGGTCCGCTGTCATCCACAAGCCGTCGGGGCCGACGCCGCACTGTTCGGCGCTCATCATCGACTGCCTGTGGCAGGCGGGAGTGCCCAAGGACGTGCTGCAGCTGTGCGCACCGATCGAGCGGGAGCTCGGTCAGCACCTCGTCTCGCATCCCGATGTCGACCGGGTCATCCTCACGGGTGCTTCGGAGACCGCGGCGATGTTCAAGTCGTTCCGTCCCGAACTCCACGTAAATGCGGAGACCTCCGGTAAGAATGCCCTGGTCATCACTCCGGCGGCGGACCGGGACCTCGCCATGGCCGACCTCGTGTACTCGGCCTTCGGACATGCCGGGCAGAAGTGCTCGGCCGCCTCGTTGGGGATCATGGTCGGTTCGACCTACGATTCCGAGCGCTACCGTCGCCAACTCATCGATGCCGCCTCGTCGATGGTCGTCGATTGGCCGGCGAACCTCGCCTCCACCATGGGGCCGCTGACGGAGGACCCCTCGGACAAGCTGCGTCGGGCGCTGACGACTCTCGAGCCCGGCGAATCCTGGCTGCTCGAGCCCAAGCAGCTCGACGATACGGGCCGCCTGTGGAGCCCGGGAATCAAGGACGGAGTCAAGCCCGGTTCGTTCTTCCACCTCACCGAGGTCTTCGGTCCGGTGCTCGGTCTCATGCATGCCAAGGACCTCGATGAGGCCATCGAGTTCCAGAATGCCGTGGACTTCGGCCTCACCGGAGGCATCCATTCCCTCGACCCCGAGGAGGTCGCCACCTGGCTCGATCACGTCGAGGTCGGCAACGCGTACGTCAACCGCGGAATCACCGGGGCCATCGTGCGTCGGCAGTCGTTCGGCGGCTGGAAGCAGTCCTCGGTCGGACTGGGGTCGAAGGCCGGCGGCCCGAACTACCTTATGCTCTTCGGCCACTTCACCGATTCCGGCGACCAGGATCTCGAGGCGGCTAAGGCCGATGACAAGCGCTGGTTCGAGGCCGAGTTCGGCGCGGCGAAGGACCACACGGGACTGCGCGCGGAGGCGAACATCTTCCGCTACCGTCCCCGCCCGGTGACTCTGCGCGTCACTGCCGAGGCGAGCCTGTTCGATCTCGAACGCTCCCTGCACGCGGCGCGCACGGTGGACTCGCCGGTGCAGTTGTCCGTGGCAGAGGATGTGTCCGCCGAGGTGAAGATCGCAGTGACGAATGCCGACGTACCTGCCCGCACCGAAACTGCCGCCGAGTTCGCCGAGATGATCGGTCAGGGTCGCTATGACGACACCGTGGGTGCCCGCATCCGCGTTCTCGGTCGATTCGAGGACGAGCTGCTGGCGGCGGCCGCGCCTCGCCCCGAGGTCGCGATCATCGATGAGCCGGTGACCACATCGGGCCGGGTGGAGCTGCGGTACTTCGTGCAGGAGCAGGCGGTGTCGATGACCCTGCACCGCTTCGGCAACCCGAGCCGCGACTTCCACACCCTGGCAGCCCAGCTCAAGTCCTGACCCCAATTACTACCTGACGGCGGCTCAGATACCTCGCGCGAGGTTGCTGAGCCGCCGTCAGGTAGTTCTGGGGCAGGGGAAGCTGTGTAGGATGAGTGTCACCCGAGGCACTCAGTGGACTGCCCGACTGTTCACAAGCTGTTCACATCTTCGCCGCTGTCGTCGATGAGTGAGCCGCTAGGGTGCAAGGGACCGCGCACGTGGATCGTCACGATGTGCACAGACGCTCATCCGCCCGAAAGGCTCCCATGAAAGTCACGACCACCCTGTCCTCCGCCGCGGCGCTCAGCCTCGTCGCGGGTCTGTCCCTCCCCTTGTCGCCGGCTATCGCAGCGGACACCGCAGCCGACGACGCCCACATCTCCGAGATCGCCTACACCCTCGCGACCGACTTCATCGAGGTCGCAGCAGATCCCGGCACCGACATCTCCGGGTGGACCTTCGGATCGGTGACTCGCGGCGGCAGCGTCCAGGCGCAGGAGAACACCGTCACCGTGCCCGAGGACACGACCGTCGGCGACTCCGGCGCCGTGGCCATCGAAGTGCCGATCACGAACTCCGTCAAGGCCGGTTCGGCCGCCGACGGAGAGTACGGCTCCAGCGCCTTCGTCATCGACGAGAGCGGCGAGCTGGTCGACTTCCAGCAGATCGGCGGCGTTGTCGACGGCAAGGGCGTCACCGGCACGAAGAACACCTTCACCCCCGCACCCGTCGTCGGTCAGGAAGCTGAGCCGACCGGTGCGGCCGCCGCCGGTGGCCAGTCGATCCAGCTCATCGGCGACACATGGAGGTCAGCGGCTCCCACCCCGAACGCCCTCCCCGACGGCAGCGACGACGGCGGTGAAGACGGTGACACTCCCGAAGGCGTCACCTCGATCGCCGACATCCAGGGCACCGGCGATGCCAGCCCCGTCCAGGGCAAGACCGTGACCACCCGCGGTGTCGTCACCGCCGCCTACCCCGAGGGCGGGCTCACCGGCTACTACATCCAGACCCCGGGCACCGGTGGAGCCGACCGTGCCGCCGGTGCAGCATCCGACGGCATTTTCATCTACTCCCCCGACACCGTCGCCGATATCAGCATCGACGACCACGTCGAA
Above is a window of Brevibacterium siliguriense DNA encoding:
- a CDS encoding bifunctional proline dehydrogenase/L-glutamate gamma-semialdehyde dehydrogenase → MLHTETDLDTLTAQSIDTVRRWLRVSTSMTTAKNPAAERLSAVLSDDNGLDFTVGFVDRVVRTDDVHAAADALTEVGKLAPETMSYLDRAQIKAGAALAKIAPQVVVPAARTRLRQMVGHMVVDARDKQFGKTVAALTSDGHRLNINLLGEAVLGDGEADNHLEQTHRLLARDDVDYVSVKVSSVASQISMWAFDETVDYVVDRLRPLYSQAAKAPAGAKFVNLDMEEYQDLELTIAVFTRLLSEPEFKDLEAGIVIQAYQPDALGAVQRLSEFSARRVENGGVGVKVRLVKGANLAMETVHAEIAGWPATTCDSKQSTDANYKRVLHWLFTPERMKGLRIGVAGHNLFDIAFAHHLSVERSVTDRVEFEMLQGMASEQAAAVTEDVGDLLLYVPAVHPKEFDVAISYLVRRLEENSASENFMSGIFDLANGNEVFKREADRFTAAVKQLESILEAEGETAPAPNRHQNRSTETLGETVVPTQFFNEPDTDPALPANQEWVRRIIAEATAPDYLDDRPNAPKIESTDELDEMIARGRAAAADWRALGAAGRAEILHRAADIFAARRGEFIAVEAAEVGKMPSQSDPEVSEAIDFIRYYALNSLELENLEGATFTPDEMVVITPPWNFPVAIPTGGTVAALAAGSAVIHKPSGPTPHCSALIIDCLWQAGVPKDVLQLCAPIERELGQHLVSHPDVDRVILTGASETAAMFKSFRPELHVNAETSGKNALVITPAADRDLAMADLVYSAFGHAGQKCSAASLGIMVGSTYDSERYRRQLIDAASSMVVDWPANLASTMGPLTEDPSDKLRRALTTLEPGESWLLEPKQLDDTGRLWSPGIKDGVKPGSFFHLTEVFGPVLGLMHAKDLDEAIEFQNAVDFGLTGGIHSLDPEEVATWLDHVEVGNAYVNRGITGAIVRRQSFGGWKQSSVGLGSKAGGPNYLMLFGHFTDSGDQDLEAAKADDKRWFEAEFGAAKDHTGLRAEANIFRYRPRPVTLRVTAEASLFDLERSLHAARTVDSPVQLSVAEDVSAEVKIAVTNADVPARTETAAEFAEMIGQGRYDDTVGARIRVLGRFEDELLAAAAPRPEVAIIDEPVTTSGRVELRYFVQEQAVSMTLHRFGNPSRDFHTLAAQLKS